A region from the Medicago truncatula cultivar Jemalong A17 chromosome 6, MtrunA17r5.0-ANR, whole genome shotgun sequence genome encodes:
- the LOC25490520 gene encoding uncharacterized protein isoform X1, whose translation MAERRAKGLCFKCGGKYHPTLHKCPEKSLRVLILGEGEGVNEEGEIVSLETQEVLEEEEEEIESECKVIGVLGSMGEYNTMKIGGKLENIDVVVLVDSGATHNFISAKLTSALGLTITPMAARKIKLGDGHEVLSQGVCKGREGTKEGSVFLTHSQKEDKKGWKKSGGCLNLNNLSLAKHVETLQ comes from the coding sequence ATGGCGGAGAGAAGGGCAAAGGGTTTGTGCTTCAAGTGTGGAGGAAAATACCATCCAACACTTCATAAGTGCCCTGAGAAATCGTTGAGGGTGCTGATTCTAGGTGAAGGGGAAGGTGTTAATGAAGAAGGGGAAATTGTTTCGTTGGAAACACAAGAGGTTttagaagaggaagaagaagaaattgagtCTGAATGCAAGGTGATTGGAGTCTTGGGTAGTATGGGGGAGTACAATACGATGAAGATTGGGGGAAAATTAGAGAACATTGATGTGGTGGTATTGGTGGATAGTGGAGCCACTCACAACTTCATCTCTGCCAAACTAACCTCTGCTTTGGGTTTGACTATCACTCCTATGGCTGCTAGGAAAATCAAATTGGGAGATGGACACGAAGTACTGTCACAAGGAGTTTGCAAGGGCAGGGAAGGAACAAAGGAAGGCAGTGTTTTCTTAACTCATTCTCAGAAGGAAGACAAGAAGGGTTGGAAGAAGAGTGGTGGATGTCTCAATTTGAACAACTTATCTCTGGCCAAACATGTGGAAACACTTCAGTAA